AAGATGGGGTAGCAGGCTCCGAACAGGATGTAGATGACAAAGGGGCCGGCAAACTTGCTCGTCTCGGTCCAGTCAATGGCACGCGGCGTCTCTGATCGGTCAATGTGGTTGACGGACAGGAACGAGACCATGGCGATCCAGGTTCCTCCAATGACAAAGGCCACAAATGCTCCGGCAACAAAAgctcggcgacgacgagaccCAAAGATTTTGGCGTCGCAGATCCAGGCAATGGCGAGGGCTCCCAGCACTTGGAAGATCCAGTAGCAGAACTAGAAATCACATTTTGTTAGGATTTTTACAATGAGCAAGCGAGGATACAGGTACTCACGTTGGCCAGGGACCGTGTTCTGGCGTTGAAGTACCACGCGTTAAAGGCTCCCGTCAAGGAGAGGTACATCTCGCTGCTGTAGATGGACAGGGTGATGAGCGCCATCTTGGGCTCCAGCATGGTCAGGCcgagagccttgagctcctGGTACCACGGAAGAGGAGTGAAGGAGGCAATTGGGCGGCCATCATTACGTCGAAGCTTGGAGGGATCCAGCAGCAGACCGGCAACCAAGAGACCAGCGCACTCgaggcagatgaagatgatgtagaCGGACGAAGGCACACCGGAGACGGaggtgttgttgatggtgacaCCCAAGACGATGGCTGCTCCAACAACGGAACCCATGGCGTTGAGAACCCATGATGTGGCAATgtattttcccttttccgcCTCAGTTGGGTAGCAAGTGGTGATGTAGCCTAGAAAATTCGATTCATGTAAGTAGGGCCTCTTTGCTTCAACGCTGAGGATGGGCGAGACATACCTTGAGTCGACCAGAGAAGACCCGCGGACAGACCCAGCCAAGCACCGCCAAAGATGACAAACCAGCTTCCTTCGCCCTTGTCAATCCACCTGTTGAGCGTGCAACGATTAGTCTCTAGGCTTCGTCTTGTCTAGTTGAGAAGGGGAACGGTTTGCAAACGTACCATAGAGATCCGGCATACATCGGGTAGCCTGTGGCACCAATCATCAGTGCCCATCGCGGTCcaatcttgttgatgatgctgccgcccAGAATACCAGATGCTCCGAACAAGCAGTAAAGAACGACGTTTGCCTTGTTGACGATTCCAATAAGCTGCGGCTGCTTGCCTCCTGCGCCCAGGCCGGTGATGGCGAGGTACGTTCCCGGGTTACAGAAGAGCACGAAGCCGACAATGATGGTTTGAACGAATGGCCTACGAGTTTTGGCACGAGTCAGTCAGCAATTCGCGATACGCGTAAACTAATAGGCGAGGTATGAGACGTACGAATTGTATCGCCATGTCGACAGGCGCTGGTGTTGCGGCTGCGCCTCTACGACGGCAACCTCGTCCTTGTCGGCGGCGGCCATGTTGAAAGgatgaaaggaagaagagtaatcctttcctgcttcttcaagcGATTGATGAAGcgacggagaggaggagaagagacgatgatgagagggGACACTAGCAGCTTAGATGGAGCGGGCCGTCTTTGTTATAAATGCCTGCTCTAGTGGTGTCTGTAGCATCGTATCGCATCAGTTCAGAGCCTCCCCACGACGCGACATTGAGGGCAGACAGACGGTCACAAACGTTAAAAGATTAAAAAATCGATAAAAGAAATCGACCGCTTTGTACTAGCTCTCGCCAATCGAACCCTTGCTACggccaaagaaaaagaagcctggagagaaaaaaaataataaaccaTGACCCCGGTCCCAGGTTTAACTCTTCTTGGGGGCCAAGCGTATCTTTATCCCTGAAAGGggttgaagacgaagaagagcgaagaGGCGTTTGTGACTGCCGACTTGCGACGGTCTGGAAAAAATGACCAGAGGGGGCGGGGAAGTGCCGATTCGCTTGAGGAAGACATGGATGGGAGGGAACTAGGATCGTGTCACTGCAGATGTTTAGTTTGTTAGCAGTTAGTAGTTAGctgggaagagaggagaagagagagaagaggatgaaagagTGTGGTGGGTTCACTTCGCCAAACTTGATAAAAGTGACCTGTATCTTATCTGGTAGAGGTACTGAGTACAGCGAGAGATGGCCGCTATGGTGGTACTGGTACCTGCGCTGCAACAGCCGAACAATAGCGGCCAGGTCAGGGTTACCGACGCCACCGAGTGGTGCTCCCGACCGCTGCATGTACCGGTGACGGGACGGGCGGACGGGGAGGGGATGCTTCATGCATGTTGGTTGTCGATTCAGTCAAGAACGAGATGGGGTGGATGCTTCAACTTTTGCGTTAAAATATTACAGACCAGACTAGGTATACCGGAAGGACTAGAACTAGGACTTTGTTCAAGccatgccgccgccttgcCACGATTGCATGTGGCCGGCCCAAACGGGAAGACAAGCGAAGCAAGCCTCAAGCGATGCATGGGGAATAGCCTCAACTCTGTGGCCGTAGTGCTGGGAACGAAACCAAACGAAACTCGCACACCGGTTGTTGCTGTACAGGTAATCAAGCTACTGTAGCATCATGGATCACTCCCGTATACCTGCATTGCATTGAACCTGGCATTGAGTGGATGGACGTCTCCATTGCTACCTGCTGTCTGGGATGTTAGCTACTAA
This genomic stretch from Trichoderma breve strain T069 chromosome 1, whole genome shotgun sequence harbors:
- a CDS encoding ion channel regulatory protein UNC-93 domain-containing protein: MAAADKDEVAVVEAQPQHQRLSTWRYNSPFVQTIIVGFVLFCNPGTYLAITGLGAGGKQPQLIGIVNKANVVLYCLFGASGILGGSIINKIGPRWALMIGATGYPMYAGSLWWIDKGEGSWFVIFGGAWLGLSAGLLWSTQGYITTCYPTEAEKGKYIATSWVLNAMGSVVGAAIVLGVTINNTSVSGVPSSVYIIFICLECAGLLVAGLLLDPSKLRRNDGRPIASFTPLPWYQELKALGLTMLEPKMALITLSIYSSEMYLSLTGAFNAWYFNARTRSLANFCYWIFQVLGALAIAWICDAKIFGSRRRRAFVAGAFVAFVIGGTWIAMVSFLSVNHIDRSETPRAIDWTETSKFAGPFVIYILFGACYPIFQNFHHWTYSTFSNEPHVLGRYSGYFKGFQAFGTATAFGIDSHGVQFIREAGSYFGMMIVGLCLTMVAIYLYTTDTKYGQEEGVVIPEAFEEVVEDHEHEHEHDQAHEKAVDQSESAGSQKE